A portion of the Segatella copri DSM 18205 genome contains these proteins:
- a CDS encoding BT_3928 family protein: MKNMATHILTKIAVNIGRLLMAITFIFSGFVKGIDPLGTQYKITDYLEALHIDWMFPSWSTLLMSIVLAMCEFAIGIFLLLAIRRKLVSKIALLLMSVMTLITLWIVIADPVKDCGCFGDAVVLTNMETFVKNLILLAIAILLWKKPMEMPQLVSKPTQWIAINYTFLFSIVMSIWSLWYLPQFDFRPYHIGVNIAKGMEIPKGAKQPKFDTTFILEKNGERKEFTIDNYPDSTWTFIDSKTVQTEEGYVPPIHDFSIADAKTGEDITQEVIHDKGYTFLLVSPHLEFADDSNFGNIDEIYEYANDHGYRFLCLTASTEKAIKHWQDITGAEYPFYVTDETTLKTVIRSNPGLLLLKNGTIIQKWSHNDLPDMAEIGDKPLEKTEIGKMPEVSAAKKIAGIISWFIIPLVLLTIADRLWAWGAWIRKKENSNRILSTFKKKRKMRKKIVAGNWKMNMNLQDGVALAKEINEALVADKPNCDVVICTPFIHLASVAQVLDSEIVGLGAENCADKAKGAFTGEVSAEMVKSTGAQYVILGHSERRQYYGETAEILKEKVELALANGLKVIFCCGETLEEREAEKQNEVVKAELEGSVFHLSADDWKNIILAYEPIWAIGTGKTATSDQAEEMLAYIRSIVAEKYGNEAAEETSILYGGSCKASNAPELFAKPNIDGGLIGGASLKAADFKGIIDAWKK; the protein is encoded by the coding sequence ATGAAGAATATGGCAACTCACATATTAACAAAGATAGCGGTCAATATTGGGCGACTTCTGATGGCAATAACCTTCATTTTCTCAGGATTTGTGAAGGGAATTGACCCATTAGGCACGCAATACAAGATAACCGACTATCTGGAGGCGCTGCACATCGACTGGATGTTCCCTTCATGGAGCACATTGCTGATGTCTATCGTGCTGGCTATGTGCGAGTTTGCCATCGGTATCTTCCTGCTTCTTGCCATCCGCAGAAAACTGGTCAGCAAGATTGCGCTGCTCTTAATGAGCGTGATGACGCTGATTACCCTGTGGATTGTCATCGCAGACCCGGTGAAAGATTGCGGCTGTTTCGGTGATGCCGTCGTACTCACCAACATGGAGACGTTCGTCAAGAACCTCATCCTCCTTGCCATCGCTATCCTGCTATGGAAGAAACCGATGGAAATGCCACAGTTGGTATCTAAACCAACCCAGTGGATTGCCATCAACTACACCTTTCTCTTCTCCATCGTGATGAGTATCTGGAGTCTGTGGTATCTGCCGCAATTCGACTTCCGTCCTTATCATATAGGTGTCAACATCGCCAAGGGCATGGAGATTCCGAAGGGAGCCAAGCAACCCAAGTTTGATACCACCTTCATCCTGGAGAAGAACGGAGAACGGAAGGAGTTTACGATAGACAACTATCCCGACTCCACCTGGACTTTCATCGACAGCAAGACGGTTCAGACCGAAGAAGGTTACGTACCTCCAATCCACGACTTCAGCATAGCTGATGCCAAGACGGGAGAAGACATTACCCAGGAAGTGATTCACGATAAAGGCTACACCTTCCTCCTGGTTTCGCCACATCTTGAATTTGCCGACGACAGCAACTTCGGCAATATCGATGAGATTTACGAATATGCCAACGACCATGGCTACCGTTTTCTCTGCCTCACGGCTAGTACGGAGAAAGCCATCAAGCACTGGCAGGACATAACAGGAGCGGAATATCCCTTCTATGTCACAGACGAGACTACGCTGAAGACGGTAATCCGCAGCAACCCAGGTCTTCTTCTGCTGAAGAACGGAACCATCATCCAGAAATGGAGCCACAACGATTTGCCTGACATGGCAGAGATTGGTGACAAGCCATTGGAGAAGACCGAGATAGGCAAGATGCCGGAAGTAAGTGCCGCCAAGAAGATAGCCGGCATCATCTCCTGGTTCATCATTCCGCTGGTACTCCTCACCATTGCCGACCGGCTCTGGGCTTGGGGCGCCTGGATTAGAAAGAAAGAGAATTCGAACAGAATATTATCAACTTTTAAAAAGAAAAGAAAAATGAGAAAGAAAATTGTAGCAGGTAACTGGAAAATGAACATGAACCTGCAGGACGGTGTTGCTCTCGCTAAGGAGATCAACGAGGCATTGGTAGCAGACAAACCAAACTGCGACGTAGTAATCTGTACTCCATTCATCCACTTGGCTTCTGTAGCTCAGGTTTTGGATTCAGAGATTGTAGGTCTTGGTGCAGAGAACTGCGCAGACAAGGCTAAGGGTGCTTTCACTGGTGAGGTTTCAGCAGAGATGGTAAAGAGCACAGGTGCTCAGTATGTTATCCTCGGTCACTCAGAGCGTCGTCAGTACTATGGCGAAACAGCTGAGATCCTGAAGGAGAAGGTAGAGTTGGCTTTGGCTAACGGTTTGAAGGTTATCTTCTGCTGCGGTGAGACTCTCGAGGAGCGTGAGGCTGAGAAGCAGAACGAGGTAGTAAAGGCTGAGTTGGAAGGTTCAGTATTCCACTTGAGCGCTGACGATTGGAAGAACATCATCCTTGCTTACGAGCCAATCTGGGCTATCGGTACAGGTAAGACTGCTACTTCTGACCAGGCTGAAGAGATGTTGGCATACATCCGCTCTATCGTAGCAGAGAAGTATGGCAACGAGGCTGCTGAGGAGACATCAATCCTCTACGGTGGTAGCTGCAAGGCTAGCAACGCTCCTGAGCTCTTCGCTAAGCCAAACATCGACGGTGGTTTGATCGGTGGTGCTTCTTTGAAGGCTGCTGACTTCAAGGGTATCATCGACGCTTGGAAGAAGTAA